GTCTGTTGGTACCCAAAACAGAgtaaaagaatgaaatgtgaTTATGTTGGTAAACTCGGAAAAGGTGCTAAAATTGGAGCATGTTACAAAGACAGAAAAATGAAGGATGACTTGGAAtacattgaaattttattttaagtttcagAAAGGTATTTCACATTATTATTTCATATGTTTTCAGTAAAAAAACATTCCCATTAACGCCATAAATAGTTCTATAAGAGAAGAGAGGCAAAAGAATGGTGGGATGTCATACCATAATATGTTGGGAAAGTGCTGGTCCTCTTGATGCCCTAGAGACCTTTGACAGTTCTTTTTCTATATCCTCCTGTATACAAACAAGCGAAGGACAGCTACTTGTAAATCATGTACTCATATCTGCATCTTACAACACAACAGCATAACCAAGGAGCTCAATGGGCCCAACCAACCTTTGTAAAATATACAGGGCAGTAAcgcttgtttttcttcttcacaaccAGAAGGTCTGACTGTAGGCACAGGCAGATAATTAGAAAAAACTGAGGAAGGACAACGAAGACCCAAAATTTTCTCCCACCAATGCACTCATGCAAGAAATTTAGGTCACTTAAATGATCCCTAGCATGCAAAGGCTGAGAACAGCCTTGCTACAGTTTTAGTGTTCTACTGATTTGGCATGTGTAGGTTCCATTTAGTAAGGTAGTCTCCAGAGTATAGAAATTTTATATGTAGTCAATAATTTTGTATATGATATACATTGTCAATGTAATAATACTAAAAAACGTCCATATTACTTGTTTAACTATAGATGAATCTATTTGAACATATGGAAGACAAGGCTGAGACAAAAAACCAACCAGTGCTCAGAACAAAAGTGTTATTTAAATCttgatttcttcttcttattttctccTTCATTTCAGTTCCTTTCTCTCCAAAGTATTTCATTTGAGTAGTGGACACAAATTTGAAAGCCATTCATATGATGCATAAAAGAGCTGGTGTTACTTAAGCACTCATTCTAATGTATTTCTGCTTTTACAATTGGGCATAGATTCCAAAGTAGATAAACAAACCTGAAAAACAGGAACTCCATCAAACCCGCTCCTCCCATCAGCAGATTTGATCTATTATACATGACACATAATTGCGAGTCAACCTTAAAGGTTAGCTGAATATAATTATACAATAATGGCACACAATTATACAGCACATTCATAAAAAGCATCTCACAACATCCTTCTCTATGGTTTTCGActccttacattttttttttttggtattgacACCCcactttttaattcatttaGTTTATAGTTGGTAATTATGCATGCACCCAGTGCGTCTTGAACCCACAAACTCACCCTTCACCTTGCTGTTATTAAGGCATGAGGTGAATTatcattctttttccttttttttttttttttttttttggttgtgggggggggcggggggggggggggggggtctttTTGCCCGTTAAATCTTCACATTCTTGTTAAGTTGGCACTTCCATCCATTGCTGTCTATATAGATGCCGAAAAATCTAGTAAAACGATGTTGCATCATATATTGTGATTCTTACAATTCTGTAGACAACAATGGACAATTCACCCAAAACTTAAGATGGTGTAATTTCGATTTTTTAACATTGACTTATAAActtatttattcctttttacACGTTGCACTTGAACTacattcattttcttcttaaacAAAAAACGAGTTGCTGATATGCCTCAAACTTCTAAACATACTAGACCCAATGGAGAAAAAACTAACCTCTAGTGCATTCTTTATTTGAACTGGATCAGGCAAAAACCGAAATGCAATACCTTCAACCTTTAACAAATACACCTATAACTTGTAGAAAAAGGAATTTGAGTTACATTACAGAATAGAATTGAATAATGAATCAAACTCCAAAGGAATCCATTACCTGGTCAAGTGTAATTGGAACCACCTTTGCATCACTGCGTAATTGTCTCTTTCGCGTCCTAACCTGAAATTCACAACCGTAAAGTAAAATAACACACAAatttccaattttatttttactcgGGAAACAAAcaggagagagagggagagagaaaattactGAACTTGAGCAAGGAAGGCCTCGGCGTCTTCCTGGCGAAAGCAAAGCAAGCCAATGGACTTAACGCCATTAGGATCGGAGATGAGCACGAACTCATTGTTCGAATTGCTGACCGTGTACACCGCCGTGCCGGCTAGGGTTTTGGCCACGTGTTCGGAGCTCAATCCGGCGGCTACGGCTTGCTTGGGCTGCGAAATCGAAGCGAACGGAAGAGGCGGAGGATGCGCCGGGCGGACACGCCTGTTTGGCGGTGGCCAGTGCGCGGCGGCTAGGGTTCCGGCG
This DNA window, taken from Quercus robur chromosome 2, dhQueRobu3.1, whole genome shotgun sequence, encodes the following:
- the LOC126710922 gene encoding protein TIC 22, chloroplastic isoform X2; this encodes MEPQKPEPFVGPTNPLLSLSTFIHQHCLRLGADIAARFDDTKRLAGTLAAAHWPPPNRRVRPAHPPPLPFASISQPKQAVAAGLSSEHVAKTLAGTAVYTVSNSNNEFVLISDPNGVKSIGLLCFRQEDAEAFLAQVRTRKRQLRSDAKVVPITLDQVYLLKVEGIAFRFLPDPVQIKNALEIKSADGRSGFDGVPVFQSDLLVVKKKNKRYCPVYFTKEDIEKELSKVSRASRGPALSQHIMVSEKNLGWEDLIFIPPGKSHSQHIQEVLKVR
- the LOC126710922 gene encoding protein TIC 22, chloroplastic isoform X3, which gives rise to MEPQKPEPFVGPTNPLLSLSTFIHQHCLRLGADIAARFDDTKRLAGTLAAAHWPPPNRRVRPAHPPPLPFASISQPKQAVAAGLSSEHVAKTLAGTAVYTVSNSNNEFVLISDPNGVKSIGLLCFRQEDAEAFLAQVRTRKRQLRSDAKVVPITLDQVYLLKVEGIAFRFLPDPVQIKNALEIKSADGRSGFDGVPVFQSDLLVVKKKNKRYCPVYFTKEDIEKELSKVSRASRGPALSQHIMFYEFRIDFGAWSILGMSFTKLGY
- the LOC126710922 gene encoding protein TIC 22, chloroplastic isoform X1, with the translated sequence MEPQKPEPFVGPTNPLLSLSTFIHQHCLRLGADIAARFDDTKRLAGTLAAAHWPPPNRRVRPAHPPPLPFASISQPKQAVAAGLSSEHVAKTLAGTAVYTVSNSNNEFVLISDPNGVKSIGLLCFRQEDAEAFLAQVRTRKRQLRSDAKVVPITLDQVYLLKVEGIAFRFLPDPVQIKNALEIKSADGRSGFDGVPVFQSDLLVVKKKNKRYCPVYFTKEDIEKELSKVSRASRGPALSQHIMVGSLEDVLRKMEVSEKNLGWEDLIFIPPGKSHSQHIQEVLKVR